CGAATCCTGCTCGCCACCCTGTACGCCGCTACCCTGTTTCTCGGCCTGGCCGTGGCGCTAGCTGCGGTTGACAACCTGCTCGGGATCAGCATCCCCACGAAGGCGTACCCGCAGCTCCTGGCCGGACTCGCCCTGCTCTTTCACCCCTGGTTCGCCCTGCACGGCGCGCCCAGCGCGCGCGAGGACGACCCGTCGCTTGCCGCGCAACAGGACTACCCGACCGGGCTCAAGCTGTTTGCCCAGTATGTGCTCGTCCCACTCGTCACCCTCTACCTGGTCATCCTGACGCTCTACCTCGCCCGGATCCTGGCCACCCAGAGCTGGCCCAGCGGCTGGATCGGTTACCTGGTGTCGAGCGTGTCGGTGATCGGCACCCTGGCGCTGCTGCTGGTGCACCCGCTCCGCGATCGCGCCGAGGAGCGATGGATCAGCGGGTATGCCCGCTGGTATTTCCTGGCGCTGCTGCCGGCGCTGATCATGCTGCTGCTCGCCGTCGGGAAGCGGATCGGTCAGTATGGCCTCACCGAGCCCCGCTACACCCTGCTGGTCCTCGCCGGCTGGATGACCGCCATTGCCCTCTACTTCGGAGCAACTCGTTCCCGGCAGATTGCCTTGATTCCGGTGTCGCTGGCGGTCGTGACTCTGCTGACGCTGATCGGCCCCTGGGGCATGACGGCAATGTCACGGCGCAGCCAGACCCAGCGGCTGACGGCCATCCTCGACCGGACGCCGCTACCGCTCCCTGCCGGACAGACCCTCCCTGAAGAGGACCGCCGAGAAGTGGTCGCCATTTTGATGTACCTGGAGCAGGCCCACGGCGCTGGTGCGGTCGCTGGTGCGGCTGGCCTGGATCCGACCCTCGCGGCTGGCTGGCACCGGTCAGGGGCCGTCGACTCGGCGCTCGCCCGCCTCGGCGTCGACCGTTACGGCTCGGGAGCCCCCGGCAGCGGCGAACGCTACGCCATGTTCGAGATCTCCTCCGTCGATACGCTGGTGAGCGGGGGCGTCGCGGTGGCCGGCGAGGGGCGCTGGTATCTCGACCGCGCCCTGCTCCGCCCCTTCCGTATTCGCTATCTCGACCAGGTGCTGTCGTTTGTGCCACGAACTGCGGCAGGCGAGGTGGTGGTCTATCGGGGCGATTCGGTCGAAGCGATCCTGCCCGTCTTTGCCGCGCTCGAGCCTGCCCTGGTGCCGCTGAGCAGCCACGCGGTCGATGAACGGGCACGGGCCGAACCGATCATGGTCGACGTGCGCGGTGCAACCCTGCGGATCCGCCTGATCATCACCAGCGCGAACTGGTCGTTTGCCCCGGCAGACTCCCTCGGGCGCTCTGCCACCGGCGCGGTCGTGGTGACGCCGCGCTAGCTATGGATGGCCCAGAAGTAGCGAACCCACTCACCCAGGGCATCGACGCCCGGGCAGCCTCCCGGCACCTGGTTGCTGTGCTTACCAAGCGTGTCGGCCCGGAACACCTGGGACTCGTCGAGGATGCCGTACAAGACGCCTTCGTCGCTGCGCTGCGCACCTGGGGGATCCGGGGTAGCCGGCCAGTCGATCCCGTCGCCTGGCTCTATCGCGCCGCCTGGAATCGGATGGTCGACCAGTTTCGGCGAGTCGAGCCAGACTCCCTGGATGCAGTCGGCGTGGACCCCGTGCACGACCCTGGTCAAGAAGCCCGCACCGATGACGACGGCGACGACGAGCTCCGCCTGGTGATGCTTTGCTGTCACCCGACGCTGAGTGCCGACTCGCAGGTGGCGTTGACGCTCAAGATCGCAGCGGGCTTTTCGGTTGCGGAGATCGCGCGGCTGCTGGGCGCGGCTCCCGACGCCGTCGACCAGCGCCTGGTGCGGGCCAAACGGAGCCTGCGAACCTCGGGGGTCAGCCTCGACCTCGCACCGGCCGAGCTGACCCGTCGGAGCGCGGTCGCACTCGAGGTGCTCTACGGAATGTTCAGCGAGGGGTACTCGTCCTTGACGGCACCAACCGGCCTTCGTCGTGAGCTATGCATCGAGGCGCTCCGACTGACTCACCGTATGCTGGCCGACCCGGCCACCGCCTCGCCGCCGGCGCATGCGCTGGCTTCGCTCTTCGCATTCCACCTGTCCCGGTTCGATGCGCGGTTCGACGACGCGGGAGCGTTCCAGTCACTCCGCGATCAAGACCGGCAGCGCTGGAACCGCAGGGCGATCGCTCTCGGGCTCGACCACTTGCGCCGCTCGACCGGACCAACGCTGACCCGGTATCACCTGGAGGCCGAGATTGCCTCATGTCATGCCGTAGCCACGCACTATCGCGAGACGGACTGGACTCGAATCATCGGCCTGTACGACGCGCTGCTCGAGCAGTGGCCGACCCGTACGGCCCGACTCGCCCGGGCCATTGCGGTCGGCGAGCGGGATGGCCCCCGCATCGGTCTCGAAGCCCTCGAGAACCTGGCCGGGAGCGAGAACGATCCGGCCTATCTGGCAGCGATGGCTCATTGCTGGGAGCAGGCAGGCAATCACGCTCACGCCGCGGCCTGGTACCGCCGGGCGCTCGAAATGGCGGTCGCGCCGGGGGTGCGGCGGCTCATGGAAGCCGCGCTGGTTCGGGTGATCGGGACCGATGTCGGTTCTGAGCCCGTCGATCCGTCGTAAGGAATACAGACGGCAGGGTTCACCCGGCCCGACAACCTACTGCGAGGAGAAGGTCCCGATGGCGGAGTATGTGATGATGCTCTGGGAGAATCCGACCGCGTTTGCGGCGGCCTCACCTGCCGATATCGAGGGAATCATTCAGGAGTACATCGCGTGGCGCGAGGCGATGGGCGCCGCAGGCAAGATCACCGGCGGAAAGAAGCTGCGGGACGAGGGGGGCAAGCACCTCAAGGGCGGTATCGTCACCGATGGCCCGTATGCCGAGGTCAGCGAAATCGTCGGAGGGCTGTTCTTTGTCCAGGCCAGGGATTATGACGAAGCCGTCGAGATTGCTCGGAGTTGTCCACATCTCAAATTCGGATGGGTCGAGCTCAGGGAAGTCGAGCCGACCTGATGCTACGCTCCACCGGGGTTCTGCTGGTGCTCGGAATCGCGGCAGTTTCGGATCGCCCGGCTGGCCTGCTAACCGCCGGGATGCGTCTGACCTGCGAAAGCGGTCGGCAGACGACGGTCTGCACCGTTGATTCGGTCCGACTGGGCGAGGACTCCAACTGCAGACGATCAACTGAACCTCAGCGTCGATCGGCCTGCGCACCGGCGGCAAGATCGAACCGAGGGATTGGCGCCTGAAAGGTGGACTCGTCCTCCCGCTGGAACTCATAGTGCCCCTCCATATAGCCGGAGGGGCTTTTGAGAATGCAGTAGCTTTGATACGTGTGAACCGCACCTGGCGCAATCCAAGGCTGCTCCCCGATCACACCATCGCCGCGCACCTCGTGGTCTTCACCGCCCCCCACCGAATCGTGAATCCGCCAGAACCGGCTCAGCAGCTGCGCGGGGACCGTACCGACGTTCTCGATCCTGACCGTATAGGCAAAGACGAAGTGCCCGAGCGTCGGACGAGACTGTCCGCGCAGGTAAGCGGGACGGACGGAAATCCGGATTCCGTCCGTCATGCGATAGTAGAACGGAGCCATCGGCGTCTAGGGCGTCAGTTCTCGGGGTCTCGGCTCGATCCGAATGATCCAGAGACCGTTGTGCATGTCGTTGACATAGGCAAGGCCATCCTTCGGATTGACCACGACACCCCAGGTCATTGCACTGTTCTGAACCCGGCCGTTCATGTCCGCCGTGTTGACGTGCGCCATCTCGCGTCCCTGGGCACGCAGATCGCCCTTGAGTTCACCCGAGATGTCGAAGACCCGGAAACCAGCATTGTAGGCACCCAGATAGAGGGTATCGCCAGCGACCCAGACGTTGTGAACGCCGCCATACTCCGGTTCGTACCAGGCGACCGCCTTCGGATTCATCAGATCCGAGACATCGACCACCTGCAGCCGGCCGTAGGCGCGACCGGCGGCCGCGTCCTTGGCGCCTTTGACGGGGGTGGCCGGGAAGACCTCGTCCGCGATGATGACATAGTCCTTGTAGCGCCAGGCGGTATGGGTGCCTCGAATGAAACCGGGACCGCCCGTGGCCTCCACGTCGCGATACATGGCGTTGAGGTCGTACTTGAACTGGCTGACGAACTGCGGATTGGTCGGGCTGCCGCCCTTGATGCCGTTGCCAACATCGAGAATGACGAGGCCATCGTTCCAGTAACTCGCGTAGAGCAGGCCGTCCTGGACGTCGACATCATGCAGCGAGCGTCCCGCGTCCGGACGCGGCGTCTTCCAGACGGCGGCTTCGCGCGGATTGGCGGGATCAGAAATGTCGATGATGTGGAGCGCCCCGGTACCATCGTTGGTAAGGTAGACGTGCGTGCCGTACTTCTCCTGCCGGTAGATGAAGGTCGAGTGCACGCCGGCCGTCAGGTTGTGCGTATACTCCGCGATGATCCTGGGGTGCGCGGGATCTTCGGTCGACGCAATCACGATGCCGTTCTTCCGGTCGCTGGCACCTTCGCGAGTGAACACGATGGCTTTGCCATCCGGCGTCGACATCACGTCGTTGACGCGTCGGGTGTTGACCACGAGCGAATCGGTGACGACCGGATTGGCAGGATCGCGAATATCGACGGTGTAGAGAACGTCGCCGCCGCCGCCCGAGCCGAGGTAGGCATAATCCCCGCTCGGGTGGATCCAGACTTCCTCCGTGTTGAACCTGGTGCGCGGCAACCGACCGACCACCGTCGCCGGGCGCCGCACGTCGCGCGGCGTCACCGTAACCGTCGCCTCGGCGGAGCGGCTGCCGATGCTCGCCGTAACGAGATAGGTCCCCGCCTCATAGCCGACGAATGAACCGTCTGAATCGATCACCCCGTGGCCTGGCGCAAAGCTCCACTGGGGCGTGAACCCGGTGATCTCCTTCCCGGCACGATCGGTCGCAACGAGCTTGAAGCGCACCACATCACCGCTGCGCACTTCGCTCATCTCGGGCGTGATCTGCAGGGCGGCGACCGTGTTCGCCACGACTTGCAGCGTGAACGACTGTTCGGCGCTTCCCGCCCGAGCGGTGATCCGAGTCGTTCCCGCAGCTTTCGCTTCGAGAAGCCCGTCAGCCCGCACGGACGCCACATTCGGCGCCGAGCTCGACCAGCGTGCCGCTTCGTTGCGACGGTCGCCGGCGGCGGAGTAGACAGCCGCCTCGAGCCGGAGCCGCTGCCCGGCAATCACCGATCGGACGGCAGGAGCGATCGCGATACTCGCGGCCGGCCCGGCGACCATGTTGACCTTGATCATCTCGCGCACCGGACGGGAGCCAGGCACGTGCGCCGTGGCGAGGACCTGGAACGACCCGGTCGACCCCGATTCGATCAGGCCGGTCGGATCGACCCGGGCTTCGAAGTAGGCCCCCTGCCCGACAAACGAGATCCTGACGCCGGCAACGGGCTTTCCGTCCGCACCAAGAGGCGTAGCGGTGAGCCGCAAGGTATCCTGCGCAGTCATGGTAACGTTGGTGCCCGGCGTGATCACCAGCTTGGCAATCGGGCTCGCGGGCAGCTGCGGAGTGGCCGGCTGCTGCACGGCCAGGAGCGCAAGTAGGGCTAGCATCGAATCGGAGTCGTCCTTGGCAAGGGGCGTTGGAGGATCAGCTGGTCGGCGGATTGAAGCCTTCGCCGGCCTCGATCCACGAGAACTGATACTTCGGATCTTCAATGGGCGCTGCTTGCCGAGCAGTCTTGAGCGGCCGGAAGGTGTCGACCATGACTGCCAGCTCGTTGGTTTCCTTGGCGCCGATACTGGCTTCCATTCGGCCCGGATGCGGACCATGCGGAATGCCGTCCGGGTGCAAGGTGATGCTGCCGTACTCGATCCCCTTGCGGCTCATGAACTCGCTCGAGGCGTAGTAGAGCACTTCGTCCGAGTCGACGTTGCTGTGATTGTACGGAGCGGGCACCGCTTCCGGATGGAAGTCGTACTGCCTCGGGCAGAACGAACACACCACGAACCCGTCGCCCTGAAAGGTCTGGTGAACCGGAGGCGGCTGATGAATCCGCCCGACGATCGGCTCGAAGTCGTGGATGTTGAACGCCCAGGGATAGAACATGCCGTCCCAGCCCACCACATCGAACGGGTGGTGGTCGAGAATGAACTCGTTCAAGGTGTCGTGCTGCTTGACGATGATCGGGAAATCGCCCCGCTCGTCGTAGGTCTTGAGCTCACGCGGCACCCGAAAATCGCGCTCGGAGTACGGTGCGCCCTCGACGATCTGGCCGTACTCGTTGCGGTACCGCTTCGGGGTCCGGACATAGCCGCGACTTTCGATGATCAGCAGTCGGTGCGGCACCGGATCCATTTTGAAGCGGTGCATGATGCCACGATGGATGACCAGGTAGTCACCTTCCCCGTACGGCAGGT
The Gemmatimonadales bacterium genome window above contains:
- a CDS encoding Ig-like domain-containing protein — translated: MLALLALLAVQQPATPQLPASPIAKLVITPGTNVTMTAQDTLRLTATPLGADGKPVAGVRISFVGQGAYFEARVDPTGLIESGSTGSFQVLATAHVPGSRPVREMIKVNMVAGPAASIAIAPAVRSVIAGQRLRLEAAVYSAAGDRRNEAARWSSSAPNVASVRADGLLEAKAAGTTRITARAGSAEQSFTLQVVANTVAALQITPEMSEVRSGDVVRFKLVATDRAGKEITGFTPQWSFAPGHGVIDSDGSFVGYEAGTYLVTASIGSRSAEATVTVTPRDVRRPATVVGRLPRTRFNTEEVWIHPSGDYAYLGSGGGGDVLYTVDIRDPANPVVTDSLVVNTRRVNDVMSTPDGKAIVFTREGASDRKNGIVIASTEDPAHPRIIAEYTHNLTAGVHSTFIYRQEKYGTHVYLTNDGTGALHIIDISDPANPREAAVWKTPRPDAGRSLHDVDVQDGLLYASYWNDGLVILDVGNGIKGGSPTNPQFVSQFKYDLNAMYRDVEATGGPGFIRGTHTAWRYKDYVIIADEVFPATPVKGAKDAAAGRAYGRLQVVDVSDLMNPKAVAWYEPEYGGVHNVWVAGDTLYLGAYNAGFRVFDISGELKGDLRAQGREMAHVNTADMNGRVQNSAMTWGVVVNPKDGLAYVNDMHNGLWIIRIEPRPRELTP
- a CDS encoding DUF4153 domain-containing protein, with amino-acid sequence MRLRSLLRAATATAARFPATILVGGAATTIAVLLINDLGSEPDLWRLLAVAVLGLSLTSAAHLAGERFGQARGTVRWGLPSLAILALGALAVTGRSLPDGLFVARWLTLLLLGHLAVAIAPWRPGRDAPGFWQYNRRLLERILLATLYAATLFLGLAVALAAVDNLLGISIPTKAYPQLLAGLALLFHPWFALHGAPSAREDDPSLAAQQDYPTGLKLFAQYVLVPLVTLYLVILTLYLARILATQSWPSGWIGYLVSSVSVIGTLALLLVHPLRDRAEERWISGYARWYFLALLPALIMLLLAVGKRIGQYGLTEPRYTLLVLAGWMTAIALYFGATRSRQIALIPVSLAVVTLLTLIGPWGMTAMSRRSQTQRLTAILDRTPLPLPAGQTLPEEDRREVVAILMYLEQAHGAGAVAGAAGLDPTLAAGWHRSGAVDSALARLGVDRYGSGAPGSGERYAMFEISSVDTLVSGGVAVAGEGRWYLDRALLRPFRIRYLDQVLSFVPRTAAGEVVVYRGDSVEAILPVFAALEPALVPLSSHAVDERARAEPIMVDVRGATLRIRLIITSANWSFAPADSLGRSATGAVVVTPR
- a CDS encoding sigma-70 family RNA polymerase sigma factor, coding for MDGPEVANPLTQGIDARAASRHLVAVLTKRVGPEHLGLVEDAVQDAFVAALRTWGIRGSRPVDPVAWLYRAAWNRMVDQFRRVEPDSLDAVGVDPVHDPGQEARTDDDGDDELRLVMLCCHPTLSADSQVALTLKIAAGFSVAEIARLLGAAPDAVDQRLVRAKRSLRTSGVSLDLAPAELTRRSAVALEVLYGMFSEGYSSLTAPTGLRRELCIEALRLTHRMLADPATASPPAHALASLFAFHLSRFDARFDDAGAFQSLRDQDRQRWNRRAIALGLDHLRRSTGPTLTRYHLEAEIASCHAVATHYRETDWTRIIGLYDALLEQWPTRTARLARAIAVGERDGPRIGLEALENLAGSENDPAYLAAMAHCWEQAGNHAHAAAWYRRALEMAVAPGVRRLMEAALVRVIGTDVGSEPVDPS
- a CDS encoding homogentisate 1,2-dioxygenase, with amino-acid sequence MPVYHTLGRVPKKRHIAFRKPDGGIYQEQLVGNEGFTGVASLLYHIAPPTTIKAIRKLKDVRYEEEADPVFKHRHFRTAQLAEGGSPTLDRTPLLFNNDCALLFARPTVADTHFYRNAQADEVVYISQGSGVLESQFGDLPYGEGDYLVIHRGIMHRFKMDPVPHRLLIIESRGYVRTPKRYRNEYGQIVEGAPYSERDFRVPRELKTYDERGDFPIIVKQHDTLNEFILDHHPFDVVGWDGMFYPWAFNIHDFEPIVGRIHQPPPVHQTFQGDGFVVCSFCPRQYDFHPEAVPAPYNHSNVDSDEVLYYASSEFMSRKGIEYGSITLHPDGIPHGPHPGRMEASIGAKETNELAVMVDTFRPLKTARQAAPIEDPKYQFSWIEAGEGFNPPTS
- a CDS encoding transcription initiation protein yields the protein MAEYVMMLWENPTAFAAASPADIEGIIQEYIAWREAMGAAGKITGGKKLRDEGGKHLKGGIVTDGPYAEVSEIVGGLFFVQARDYDEAVEIARSCPHLKFGWVELREVEPT
- the apaG gene encoding Co2+/Mg2+ efflux protein ApaG, yielding MAPFYYRMTDGIRISVRPAYLRGQSRPTLGHFVFAYTVRIENVGTVPAQLLSRFWRIHDSVGGGEDHEVRGDGVIGEQPWIAPGAVHTYQSYCILKSPSGYMEGHYEFQREDESTFQAPIPRFDLAAGAQADRR